From the genome of Cedecea lapagei, one region includes:
- a CDS encoding cytoplasmic protein encodes MTESVINQPASLSSNENKDHEFTLSKNIAILVRLKNENITRNTQEVTDITSALIDLKWMHRREIYPWRTKEEVYGAVLEEILNTHPKLKEQILRRLEGHYQRLKEHETETLSITRGLAEKTWKSSTL; translated from the coding sequence GTGACAGAATCTGTAATAAACCAGCCAGCGTCACTCAGCAGCAACGAGAATAAAGACCATGAATTTACGTTAAGTAAAAACATAGCTATTCTGGTTCGGCTTAAAAATGAAAATATTACCCGCAATACGCAGGAAGTGACGGATATTACTTCGGCGCTGATCGACCTGAAATGGATGCATCGCCGTGAGATTTACCCGTGGCGGACGAAGGAAGAGGTGTACGGCGCGGTGCTGGAAGAGATCCTCAATACTCATCCCAAACTTAAAGAGCAGATCCTCAGGCGGCTGGAGGGGCATTATCAGCGTCTGAAAGAGCATGAAACTGAGACGCTGTCGATAACGCGTGGTTTAGCCGAGAAGACGTGGAAGAGTTCAACGCTGTAA
- a CDS encoding ESA_00282 family adhesion-associated protein produces the protein MHSIFYSIVTILILLCAVLVMRKEFSTSNNKKHRAPGEIQPVTTDEEREDYFGMLMSKITPSYYWRVNSEYIDFTHATIKKMRIDELTSQPVLFSAQRRCSDLNSAVYKYYDNIKKRCAEGEQVPMTDIEVLNLRQCFNEFSREAYPTLVALVWPQYQRPELDLGSLDKFSRSAKE, from the coding sequence ATGCACAGCATATTTTATTCTATTGTCACCATTTTGATTTTGTTATGCGCCGTGCTGGTAATGCGCAAGGAATTTTCTACCTCAAATAATAAAAAACATCGTGCGCCTGGTGAAATACAGCCGGTGACCACCGATGAAGAGCGCGAAGATTATTTCGGTATGCTGATGTCGAAAATTACCCCCAGCTATTATTGGCGTGTTAATAGTGAGTATATCGACTTCACCCATGCCACGATTAAGAAAATGCGTATTGATGAGCTGACCTCGCAGCCTGTTTTATTTAGTGCCCAACGTCGCTGCAGCGATTTAAATTCAGCGGTCTATAAATATTACGATAATATTAAAAAGCGCTGTGCCGAAGGTGAACAGGTTCCGATGACGGATATTGAAGTGCTCAACCTGCGTCAGTGTTTTAATGAATTTAGCCGGGAGGCTTATCCCACTCTGGTGGCGCTGGTTTGGCCGCAGTATCAGCGGCCCGAGCTCGACCTGGGTAGCCTCGACAAGTTTTCCCGTAGCGCAAAAGAGTAA
- a CDS encoding MurR/RpiR family transcriptional regulator, translated as MTTATTLSELQQQIRDRYDDLSKRLQQVSRYVLDNTNSVAFDTVAAIAERAEVPPSTLIRFANAFDFSGFNEMKQLFRMNLVEETASYTDRARLFRELGSEVVPETPLDILQEFARSNAQALQQLAARTEPEQLQRAVELLADADTIYVVGLRRSFSVAAYLTYALSHLDCRAVLLDGLGGMLREQVNRVKAKDIVVSISFSPYAEETLMVSEIAAQAGARQIVITDSQISPFATFSDLCFVVKEAQVDAFRSQSATLCLVQSLMVALAYYRGTPHSTLSPEA; from the coding sequence TTGACCACGGCAACGACCCTAAGCGAACTCCAGCAGCAGATCCGCGACCGCTACGACGACCTGAGCAAAAGACTGCAGCAGGTTTCCCGCTACGTGCTGGATAACACCAACAGCGTGGCATTTGATACCGTCGCCGCCATTGCGGAGCGGGCGGAGGTACCGCCCTCGACGCTGATTCGCTTTGCCAACGCCTTTGATTTCAGCGGCTTTAATGAGATGAAACAGCTGTTCCGTATGAACCTGGTGGAAGAGACGGCAAGCTACACCGATCGGGCGAGGCTGTTCCGCGAGCTGGGCAGCGAAGTTGTTCCGGAAACGCCGCTGGATATATTGCAGGAGTTTGCCCGCTCAAACGCCCAGGCGCTGCAGCAGCTGGCTGCGCGCACCGAACCGGAGCAGCTTCAGCGAGCGGTTGAGCTGCTCGCCGATGCGGACACGATCTACGTTGTCGGCCTGCGTCGCTCCTTCAGCGTAGCGGCCTATCTGACCTACGCGCTGAGCCATCTGGATTGTCGTGCCGTGCTGCTCGACGGGCTAGGCGGCATGCTGCGTGAGCAGGTCAATCGGGTGAAAGCGAAAGATATTGTGGTGTCGATAAGTTTCTCACCTTACGCCGAGGAGACGCTGATGGTCAGCGAGATAGCCGCGCAGGCCGGCGCCCGTCAGATTGTTATTACCGACAGCCAAATCAGCCCGTTTGCCACCTTTAGCGATCTCTGTTTCGTGGTGAAAGAGGCGCAGGTTGACGCCTTCCGCTCCCAGTCGGCCACGCTTTGCCTCGTGCAGTCGCTGATGGTCGCCCTCGCCTATTACCGGGGAACGCCGCACAGCACACTTTCGCCGGAAGCCTGA